The Anoxybacillus flavithermus genome has a segment encoding these proteins:
- a CDS encoding indole-3-glycerol phosphate synthase, whose translation MLEAILQTKREEVASLQLPEMYEQLPRRSFYDALAKPHRVLGLIAEVKKASPSKGIIRRHMNVVDIARAYEQAGADAVSVLTDERYFAGHRSYVTQVKRHVQIPILRKDFIIDRKQLIESVRIGADAILLIGEALDPSFLHELYEEAHEMGLQCLVEVHAPKTVEAILKRFTPKAIGINNRDLTTFHTSLHVTKQIVPLLPPCIIVSESGIHTYDDMQTVRQAGAHAMLVGEALMRKPAVDVAIYELFGEREI comes from the coding sequence ATGCTTGAGGCAATTTTGCAAACAAAGAGAGAAGAAGTGGCATCGTTACAATTGCCTGAAATGTACGAACAACTGCCACGCCGTTCGTTTTACGATGCTTTAGCAAAACCGCATCGTGTTTTAGGACTGATTGCAGAGGTGAAAAAAGCATCACCATCGAAAGGAATCATTCGACGACATATGAATGTTGTTGATATTGCCCGCGCATACGAACAGGCAGGTGCGGATGCCGTGTCTGTTTTAACAGATGAACGATATTTTGCTGGCCATCGTTCGTATGTGACGCAAGTGAAACGACACGTGCAAATCCCGATTTTACGTAAAGACTTTATTATTGATCGCAAACAACTTATCGAAAGTGTGCGTATTGGGGCAGATGCGATTTTACTCATTGGTGAAGCGCTTGATCCGAGTTTTTTGCATGAACTATATGAAGAAGCGCACGAAATGGGATTGCAATGTTTAGTAGAAGTGCACGCTCCAAAAACAGTTGAAGCGATTTTAAAACGTTTCACACCGAAAGCGATTGGTATTAACAATCGTGATTTAACGACGTTTCACACATCGCTTCATGTCACAAAACAAATTGTTCCGCTTTTGCCTCCGTGCATCATTGTGAGTGAAAGTGGCATTCACACATACGATGACATGCAGACGGTCCGGCAAGCTGGTGCGCACGCGATGCTTGTTGGCGAAGCATTGATGCGGAAGCCAGCTGTCGATGTAGCCATTTATGAATTATTTGGGGAGCGTGAAATATGA
- a CDS encoding N-(5'-phosphoribosyl)anthranilate isomerase, with protein MTVLKYCGNRSLQDVQRVAKSEADYIGFVFAESKRKVEPENVRRWLSGVELGEKKIVGVFVHPTIVSVASVVEHVPLSIIQCHGMETMQTVKQLKETFQLPVWKVIHHAPEAWTYMRAWKGIADGFVIDSGRKGAWGGTGISFDWSVVPYYMEEATRQGVPCFIAGGITPDNVEQLLVYQPFGIDISSGIEENEQKSEQKIKQIEQKVKIC; from the coding sequence ATGACCGTTTTAAAATATTGTGGTAATCGTTCGTTGCAAGATGTGCAACGTGTTGCCAAAAGCGAAGCAGATTATATCGGGTTTGTTTTTGCTGAAAGCAAGCGAAAAGTCGAACCAGAAAATGTTCGACGATGGCTATCTGGCGTTGAACTTGGCGAGAAAAAAATCGTTGGCGTTTTCGTTCATCCAACGATCGTGTCTGTCGCGTCTGTTGTTGAACACGTTCCTTTATCGATCATTCAATGTCATGGAATGGAGACGATGCAAACGGTAAAGCAATTAAAAGAAACGTTTCAACTTCCTGTTTGGAAAGTCATTCATCATGCCCCAGAGGCGTGGACATATATGCGCGCTTGGAAAGGAATCGCAGACGGTTTTGTTATTGATAGCGGTCGGAAAGGAGCGTGGGGCGGAACAGGCATCTCGTTTGATTGGAGCGTTGTTCCGTATTACATGGAAGAAGCGACTCGCCAAGGTGTTCCATGCTTCATTGCTGGAGGCATTACACCAGACAATGTTGAGCAATTGTTAGTCTATCAACCGTTTGGTATAGACATTAGTAGCGGAATTGAAGAAAACGAGCAAAAAAGTGAACAAAAAATAAAACAAATTGAACAGAAGGTGAAAATATGTTGA
- a CDS encoding tryptophan synthase subunit beta: MLTLPNERGRFGMFGGKFVPETLMRPLADIERQLHEALADPSFHAEYMHHLYEYSGRPTALTFAKNLTERLGGAKMYFKREDLNHTGAHKINNAIGQALLAKRMGKRKIIAETGAGQHGVAAATVAARFGMECKVFMGEEDVKRQSLNVFRMKLLGAEVIPVTSGNRTLKDATNEAIRYWVEHCDDHFYMIGSVVGPHPYPMMVREFQRIIGEEAREQMLKAEGKLPNTIIACVGGGSNAIGMFHPFLDDDVECIGVEAAGKGVHTTEHAATITKGTKGVIHGSLTYVLQDEHGQIAEPYSISAGLDYPGVGPEHAYLAHIGRVRYESVTDEEAIAALQMTAETEGIIPAIESAHALAKAFQIAPLRSKHETILVCLSGRGDKDVQTVMNYLEGDERK; this comes from the coding sequence ATGTTGACATTGCCAAATGAACGCGGTCGCTTTGGTATGTTTGGTGGAAAGTTTGTGCCAGAAACATTAATGCGTCCGTTAGCTGATATAGAGCGCCAATTGCATGAAGCATTGGCCGATCCTTCGTTCCATGCGGAATATATGCATCATTTGTATGAATATTCAGGTCGTCCGACCGCCTTAACATTTGCAAAAAACTTGACAGAACGATTAGGCGGGGCGAAAATGTACTTTAAACGTGAAGACTTAAACCATACAGGTGCCCATAAAATAAACAACGCGATCGGGCAAGCGTTGTTAGCAAAACGAATGGGAAAACGAAAAATTATCGCTGAAACAGGTGCAGGACAGCACGGCGTAGCCGCAGCGACCGTCGCCGCTCGTTTTGGGATGGAATGCAAAGTATTTATGGGTGAGGAAGATGTGAAACGGCAGTCATTAAACGTATTTCGTATGAAACTGCTTGGTGCAGAAGTCATTCCAGTCACAAGCGGCAATCGTACATTAAAAGACGCAACAAATGAAGCGATTCGTTATTGGGTGGAACATTGTGACGACCATTTTTACATGATTGGTTCCGTCGTTGGCCCGCATCCATATCCGATGATGGTGCGTGAATTTCAACGTATTATCGGCGAAGAAGCGCGCGAACAAATGTTAAAAGCAGAAGGAAAACTGCCGAACACAATCATTGCTTGTGTTGGTGGCGGAAGTAATGCGATCGGAATGTTCCATCCATTTTTAGATGATGATGTTGAATGTATTGGCGTTGAGGCAGCTGGAAAAGGTGTGCATACGACGGAGCATGCTGCAACGATAACAAAAGGAACAAAAGGTGTCATTCATGGTTCCCTCACATACGTATTGCAAGATGAGCACGGTCAAATTGCGGAGCCGTATTCGATTTCAGCTGGTTTAGATTATCCAGGTGTTGGACCAGAGCATGCATATTTAGCACATATTGGACGCGTTCGCTATGAGAGTGTAACGGACGAGGAAGCGATTGCAGCACTTCAAATGACTGCAGAAACAGAGGGAATCATTCCAGCAATCGAATCTGCGCATGCGCTCGCCAAAGCGTTTCAAATCGCCCCCCTTCGTTCAAAACATGAAACGATTCTCGTTTGTTTATCAGGAAGAGGCGATAAAGATGTACAAACGGTGATGAACTATTTGGAAGGGGATGAACGGAAATGA
- a CDS encoding tryptophan synthase subunit alpha → MKHFIPFIVAGDPCEEVTIDLAIALEQAGATILELGVPYSDPLADGPIIQRAASRALKNGMTLTRALELIGRMRKKGVKIPIIVFTYYNPVLQLGEERFFALAQQNGASGVLIPDLPFEESEHMRTLGDTYDIPYISLVAPTSHERIAMIASQAQSFLYCVSSLGVTGIRDSLPKQLHEFLQQVKSYSRVPIVVGFGISTAEQVERLQHICDGVVIGSAIVKKIEQLQDELNDAHTRSNALIAFSQYVASLIEPLKRVRKNESETTTETTTETTKTVSTGQTD, encoded by the coding sequence ATGAAACATTTTATTCCATTTATCGTGGCGGGCGATCCGTGTGAAGAGGTGACGATCGATTTAGCTATTGCTCTTGAACAGGCAGGTGCAACGATATTAGAACTCGGTGTACCATACTCCGATCCGCTTGCAGATGGGCCGATTATTCAACGGGCAGCGAGTCGAGCTCTAAAAAATGGAATGACTTTAACAAGAGCGCTTGAACTCATCGGGCGAATGAGAAAAAAAGGTGTAAAAATTCCGATTATTGTCTTTACGTATTACAATCCTGTGTTACAATTAGGAGAAGAACGCTTTTTTGCTTTAGCGCAACAAAATGGTGCGAGCGGTGTACTCATTCCAGATTTACCGTTTGAAGAAAGCGAGCATATGAGAACATTAGGCGACACATATGACATTCCTTATATTTCACTTGTCGCTCCAACGTCTCATGAGCGCATCGCGATGATTGCATCGCAAGCCCAATCGTTTTTATATTGCGTGTCATCATTAGGTGTGACGGGCATTCGGGACTCGTTGCCGAAGCAATTGCACGAATTTTTGCAACAAGTAAAATCATATAGCCGTGTTCCTATCGTCGTTGGATTTGGTATTTCTACGGCTGAACAAGTCGAGCGACTTCAACATATATGTGATGGTGTCGTTATCGGTAGCGCCATCGTAAAAAAGATTGAACAGCTTCAAGACGAATTGAACGATGCGCATACGCGCTCAAATGCGCTCATCGCTTTTTCCCAATATGTCGCTTCGCTCATTGAACCATTGAAAAGGGTGAGGAAAAATGAAAGTGAAACAACAACTGAAACAACAACTGAAACAACTAAAACCGTATCAACCGGGCAAACCGATTGA
- a CDS encoding histidinol-phosphate transaminase yields the protein MKVKQQLKQQLKQLKPYQPGKPIEEVKREYQLETVIKLASNENPYGCSPLVRQAVMKELDDLALYPDGYSRTLREALAAHIGISEKQLIFGNGSDEVVQIICRAFLQKGTNTVMATPTFPQYRHNAIIEGAEVREIPLQDGHHHLEAMLEAIDDHTRVVWICSPNNPTGTYVNDASLRAFLNKVPQHVLVVVDEAYYEYVQAEDYPNTVSLLQQYENMMILRTFSKAYGLAALRIGYGIAHEHLLQAIEPAREPFNTSRLAQAAAFAALKDQTFIQQCAQKNKQGLDQFYAFCDEYGLRYYKSEGNFILIDFGFSGDEVFTYLLQRGIIVRSGCALGFPTAVRITVGSAEQNEIIIRALTNMLKERRDSFCKETF from the coding sequence ATGAAAGTGAAACAACAACTGAAACAACAACTGAAACAACTAAAACCGTATCAACCGGGCAAACCGATTGAAGAAGTAAAACGCGAATATCAGTTAGAAACGGTAATCAAACTTGCATCAAACGAAAATCCGTACGGATGTTCACCGCTTGTTCGACAAGCTGTGATGAAAGAACTCGATGATTTAGCGTTGTATCCTGATGGATACAGTCGCACGTTGCGCGAGGCGCTCGCAGCGCACATTGGTATTAGTGAAAAACAACTTATTTTCGGAAATGGCTCTGATGAAGTCGTTCAAATCATTTGTCGGGCATTTTTACAAAAAGGAACGAACACGGTAATGGCTACGCCGACATTTCCGCAATATCGTCATAATGCGATCATCGAAGGCGCGGAAGTGCGCGAAATTCCGCTTCAAGACGGACATCATCATTTAGAAGCGATGCTTGAAGCGATCGATGATCATACGCGCGTCGTTTGGATTTGCAGTCCAAACAACCCGACAGGGACGTATGTTAATGACGCATCGTTACGCGCTTTTTTAAACAAAGTGCCACAACATGTGCTCGTTGTTGTCGATGAGGCGTATTATGAGTACGTGCAAGCGGAAGATTATCCGAATACCGTTTCTTTGCTTCAACAATATGAAAATATGATGATTTTACGCACGTTTTCTAAAGCGTACGGGTTAGCCGCACTTCGTATCGGATATGGCATTGCACATGAACATCTTTTACAAGCGATTGAGCCAGCGCGTGAGCCATTTAATACGTCTCGTCTTGCCCAAGCCGCTGCGTTCGCTGCATTAAAAGACCAAACATTTATTCAACAATGTGCACAAAAAAATAAACAAGGTTTAGACCAATTTTATGCATTTTGTGATGAGTACGGTTTGCGCTATTACAAGTCGGAAGGGAATTTTATTTTAATTGATTTCGGCTTTAGTGGTGACGAAGTATTTACGTATTTACTCCAGCGCGGGATCATCGTTCGTTCAGGATGCGCCCTCGGCTTTCCGACAGCTGTGCGCATTACAGTCGGATCGGCAGAACAAAACGAAATAATCATTCGTGCGTTAACAAACATGTTGAAAGAAAGAAGGGACTCGTTTTGCAAGGAAACGTTTTAG
- a CDS encoding prephenate dehydrogenase, producing the protein MQGNVLVAGLGLIGGSIALAIKRAHSDATIIGYDVSDESMRLARSLGVIDEAVPSFAHGACEADVIVLAVPVVQTEQLLRELAHLPLRSHVIVTDVGSTKERIVEQALPLLEKGVAFIGGHPMAGSHKSGVVAARAHLFENAFYILTPTEHVKEEDVIRLKHWLEGTKAHFVMLTPREHDRIAGVISHFPHIIAASLVHQAQQYEREDELVSRLAAGGFRDITRIASSNPEMWRDIFIHNKEELLQLFDRWIEEMKKIRTYVADGDSERIYHYFHEAKQFRDGLPVRTKGAIPSFYDLYVDVPDYPGVISEITGYLAKERISITNIRIIETREDIYGVLRLSFQTEDDRQRAKRCIEANTNYETYVV; encoded by the coding sequence TTGCAAGGAAACGTTTTAGTTGCCGGTCTCGGCTTAATTGGCGGTTCAATTGCGCTTGCGATCAAGCGAGCGCATTCGGACGCGACAATCATTGGATATGACGTATCAGATGAATCGATGCGCCTAGCGCGTTCGCTCGGTGTCATTGACGAAGCGGTACCGTCGTTTGCTCATGGGGCATGTGAAGCGGATGTCATTGTGCTTGCTGTACCTGTTGTTCAAACAGAGCAATTGCTTCGAGAATTAGCTCATCTTCCGTTACGATCGCACGTCATTGTAACCGATGTTGGAAGCACAAAAGAGCGCATTGTCGAACAAGCGTTGCCACTATTAGAAAAAGGGGTAGCGTTTATCGGTGGACATCCGATGGCTGGCTCGCATAAAAGCGGTGTTGTTGCTGCGCGTGCCCATTTATTTGAAAATGCTTTTTACATTTTAACACCAACAGAACATGTGAAAGAAGAAGATGTCATACGACTAAAACATTGGCTTGAAGGAACGAAAGCCCACTTTGTTATGTTAACGCCGAGGGAGCACGACCGCATCGCCGGTGTGATTAGCCACTTTCCGCATATCATTGCTGCAAGCCTCGTTCATCAGGCACAACAATATGAGCGAGAAGATGAACTTGTAAGCCGATTAGCCGCGGGTGGCTTTCGTGATATTACGCGCATCGCTTCAAGCAATCCAGAAATGTGGCGCGATATTTTTATACATAATAAAGAGGAATTGTTGCAACTGTTTGATCGCTGGATCGAGGAAATGAAAAAAATTCGTACGTATGTTGCTGATGGGGATAGTGAGCGCATTTATCATTATTTTCATGAAGCAAAACAGTTTCGTGACGGGTTGCCTGTTCGAACGAAAGGAGCGATCCCTTCCTTTTACGATTTATACGTCGATGTGCCAGACTACCCGGGGGTTATTTCAGAAATTACAGGTTATTTAGCAAAAGAGCGCATTAGCATTACAAATATTCGCATTATCGAAACGCGCGAAGATATTTACGGTGTGCTTCGTTTAAGTTTTCAAACAGAAGATGACCGTCAACGAGCGAAACGTTGCATTGAAGCGAATACGAACTATGAAACGTACGTTGTGTAA
- a CDS encoding 3-phosphoshikimate 1-carboxyvinyltransferase: MELKTNIHALRGEIAVPGDKSISHRAVMFGALANGTTRITNFLTGEDCLSTIDCFRKMGVVITQQGNEVIVEGKGVEGLKEPTHILNVGNSGTTTRLLLGILAACPFHACLIGDDSIAKRPMDRVTKPLKQMGAHIDGREDGRYTPLAIRGGQLQPITYHSPVASAQVKSAILLAGLHAEGTTTVIEPHQSRDHTERMLRAFGADVRVDGLSVSVAGRQTLQAIDIEVPGDISSAAFFLVAGAIVPNSEITLTHVGINPTRTGIIDVLKNMGANISIENVRHEESEPVADITVRTSTLKATHIGGDIIPRLIDEIPIIALLATQAEGTTIITDASELKVKETDRIATVVSELRKLGADIEATEDGMIIHGKTPLYAENTVVDSYGDHRIGMMLAIAACITKGSVTLQHPEAIAVSYPTFFDHLRMLQS, encoded by the coding sequence ATGGAGTTAAAAACAAATATCCACGCATTGCGGGGAGAAATTGCTGTTCCGGGAGATAAATCGATTTCTCATCGCGCCGTTATGTTTGGTGCATTAGCGAACGGAACGACGCGAATCACAAATTTTTTAACGGGTGAAGACTGTTTAAGTACAATTGATTGTTTTCGCAAAATGGGTGTAGTCATCACACAGCAAGGCAATGAAGTCATCGTTGAAGGAAAAGGGGTTGAGGGGTTAAAAGAGCCTACACATATATTAAACGTCGGCAACTCAGGTACGACGACACGTTTATTGTTAGGTATTTTAGCCGCGTGCCCGTTTCATGCTTGTTTAATCGGGGATGATTCGATCGCAAAACGGCCAATGGATCGCGTGACAAAACCGCTTAAACAAATGGGGGCGCACATTGACGGGAGAGAGGACGGACGCTACACGCCGTTAGCGATTCGAGGCGGACAACTCCAGCCAATCACATACCATTCCCCTGTTGCAAGTGCGCAAGTCAAATCAGCCATTTTGCTTGCTGGTTTGCATGCGGAAGGGACAACAACGGTTATTGAACCACATCAATCGCGCGATCATACCGAGCGTATGTTGCGGGCATTCGGTGCAGACGTGCGCGTTGATGGATTAAGTGTTTCTGTTGCAGGGAGACAAACGCTTCAGGCGATTGATATAGAAGTGCCGGGCGATATTTCTTCGGCTGCTTTCTTTTTAGTCGCTGGTGCAATCGTCCCGAACAGCGAAATTACGTTAACACATGTCGGAATCAATCCGACGCGTACAGGTATTATTGATGTATTAAAGAACATGGGGGCAAATATTTCGATTGAAAATGTTCGCCATGAAGAAAGTGAACCTGTTGCGGATATTACGGTTCGTACGTCGACATTGAAGGCGACGCACATCGGTGGCGATATCATCCCGCGATTAATTGATGAAATTCCGATTATTGCTCTTTTAGCGACGCAAGCCGAAGGGACAACAATCATTACAGACGCAAGTGAATTGAAAGTCAAAGAGACGGACCGCATCGCAACAGTTGTGTCCGAATTGCGGAAGCTTGGCGCCGATATCGAAGCGACAGAAGACGGAATGATTATTCATGGAAAAACACCGCTTTATGCAGAAAATACGGTTGTCGATAGCTACGGTGATCATCGCATCGGCATGATGTTAGCGATCGCAGCGTGCATCACAAAAGGAAGTGTCACCCTTCAGCATCCGGAAGCGATTGCAGTATCATATCCGACGTTTTTTGATCATCTTCGCATGTTACAAAGCTGA
- a CDS encoding menaquinol-cytochrome C reductase codes for MSEKKHRVSRRQFLNYTLTGVGGFMAAGILSPMVRFALDPILKEEAGQDMVAVAQVKDITTEPQRFDFKVKVKDAWYESEEPRSAWVFKDENGDIVALSPICKHLGCTVNWNADKGNPNRFFCPCHYGLYEKDGTNVPNTPPPAPLDRYEYEVKDGTLYLGKAKPRGEA; via the coding sequence ATGAGCGAGAAAAAGCATCGCGTGTCAAGACGGCAATTTTTAAACTACACGTTAACAGGTGTAGGCGGATTTATGGCAGCGGGCATTTTATCACCAATGGTGCGCTTTGCCTTAGATCCGATCTTAAAAGAAGAAGCTGGGCAAGATATGGTTGCGGTTGCCCAAGTGAAAGACATTACGACAGAACCACAGCGCTTCGACTTCAAAGTAAAAGTAAAAGACGCGTGGTACGAGTCAGAAGAGCCAAGATCAGCGTGGGTATTTAAAGATGAAAATGGGGATATCGTTGCGCTATCACCGATCTGTAAACATCTTGGCTGTACGGTGAACTGGAACGCGGATAAGGGGAACCCAAATCGTTTCTTCTGTCCTTGTCACTATGGATTATACGAAAAGGATGGAACGAACGTACCGAACACGCCACCACCTGCTCCATTAGACCGTTACGAGTACGAAGTAAAAGATGGCACGTTGTATTTAGGTAAAGCGAAACCACGAGGGGAGGCGTAA
- a CDS encoding cytochrome b6 (electron transport protein): MLNKIYDWVDERLDITPLWRDIADHEVPEHVNPAHHFSAFVYCFGGLTFFVTVIQILSGMFLTMYYVPDIKNAWESVYYLQNEVAFGQIVRGMHHWGASLVIVMMFLHTLRVFFQGAYKKPRELNWIVGVLIFMVMMGLGFTGYLLPWDMKALFATKVGLQIAEATPVIGPAIKTLLAGHHEIVGAQTLTRFFAIHVFFLPGALLGLMAAHFLMIRKQGISGPL, from the coding sequence ATGCTTAATAAGATTTATGATTGGGTTGATGAACGGCTAGATATTACGCCTTTGTGGCGCGATATCGCAGATCATGAAGTGCCAGAGCACGTAAACCCTGCGCACCACTTTTCAGCGTTTGTTTATTGCTTTGGTGGATTAACATTTTTCGTCACAGTCATTCAAATTTTATCTGGTATGTTTTTGACGATGTATTACGTACCAGACATTAAAAACGCTTGGGAATCTGTGTATTATTTGCAAAACGAAGTAGCGTTTGGACAAATTGTGCGCGGCATGCATCACTGGGGAGCAAGCCTTGTCATCGTGATGATGTTTTTACATACGTTGCGCGTATTTTTCCAAGGTGCTTACAAAAAGCCACGTGAATTAAACTGGATCGTCGGCGTACTTATTTTTATGGTCATGATGGGTCTCGGTTTCACAGGCTACTTATTGCCTTGGGACATGAAAGCGCTCTTCGCGACAAAAGTAGGATTGCAAATTGCTGAAGCGACACCAGTCATCGGTCCAGCGATTAAAACGTTGTTGGCAGGTCATCATGAAATCGTTGGTGCTCAAACGTTAACGCGCTTCTTTGCAATTCACGTCTTCTTCTTACCGGGAGCGTTATTAGGATTAATGGCTGCCCATTTCTTAATGATTCGAAAACAAGGTATTTCTGGTCCACTGTAA
- a CDS encoding cytochrome C oxidase Cbb3 — translation MHRGKGMKFVGDSRVPAMRKPNIPKDYSEYPGKTEAFWPNFLLKEWMVGSVFLIGFLCLTVAHPSPLERIADPTDTSYIPLPDWYFLFLYQLLKYSYASGPYTVVGAIIIPGLAFGALMLAPFLDRGPERRPSKRPVAVGMMLLTLAAIIFLTWESVVTHDWEAAAEQGKIRAEVEIDKNAEGYKILEANTCLTCHGENLQGGPAAPSLVGTGLSPEEIADIAKNGKGGMPAGVFKGTDEELKKLAEFVAGLKAE, via the coding sequence ATGCATCGCGGAAAAGGGATGAAATTTGTCGGCGACTCGCGCGTGCCTGCTATGCGCAAGCCGAACATTCCGAAAGACTATTCCGAATATCCGGGGAAAACCGAGGCATTTTGGCCGAACTTTTTATTAAAAGAATGGATGGTCGGTTCTGTCTTTTTAATCGGCTTTTTATGTTTAACCGTTGCGCATCCGTCGCCGCTTGAGCGAATTGCGGATCCGACAGATACAAGCTATATTCCGCTTCCAGACTGGTACTTCTTATTCTTATACCAGCTATTGAAATATTCCTATGCATCTGGTCCGTATACAGTCGTTGGAGCGATCATTATTCCAGGACTTGCGTTTGGGGCATTAATGCTTGCACCGTTTTTAGATCGTGGTCCGGAGCGTCGTCCATCGAAACGTCCGGTTGCTGTCGGTATGATGTTGCTTACGCTTGCTGCAATCATTTTCTTAACATGGGAATCTGTCGTCACGCACGACTGGGAAGCAGCGGCTGAGCAAGGAAAAATCCGCGCGGAAGTAGAAATTGACAAAAATGCAGAAGGATATAAAATTTTAGAAGCAAACACATGTTTAACATGTCACGGTGAAAACTTGCAAGGTGGTCCAGCTGCGCCATCGCTTGTTGGGACAGGATTATCTCCTGAAGAAATTGCTGACATCGCGAAAAATGGTAAAGGTGGCATGCCTGCAGGCGTTTTCAAAGGAACAGACGAAGAATTGAAAAAACTTGCTGAGTTTGTTGCTGGTTTAAAAGCAGAATAA
- a CDS encoding sporulation protein YpjB: MRIRLIAMFIMIALFPYTVYANEHEWDKLDQISDEALQLTKNDRLQEAKQLLEYFEKQFALFREDIHSMDVIYVLTATHEEALRAVTASSVPTEQRINQLTQFRLAVDAVHSKHQPLWKEMKYAVMSAFDKMKQAMEQEDEQSFQQAFHQFLQRYELIEPSVKINADREQVQRVSAHISLLEAPAFRQLHATERMKELRQMEEDLQALFADGKKETTLPSLWWVMTSIGGMIIMTLTYVGWRKYRGEKEGKMVRDKQ, from the coding sequence ATGCGCATTCGACTCATCGCGATGTTTATCATGATTGCTTTATTTCCATACACCGTATATGCAAACGAACATGAGTGGGACAAACTCGATCAAATTTCTGACGAAGCGCTTCAGTTAACAAAAAATGATCGCTTGCAAGAAGCGAAACAGCTATTGGAATATTTCGAAAAACAATTCGCGTTATTTCGTGAAGATATTCATTCGATGGATGTCATATATGTATTAACAGCAACGCATGAAGAGGCGTTGAGAGCGGTCACAGCATCGAGTGTGCCAACGGAACAACGAATTAACCAATTGACGCAATTTCGTCTCGCTGTTGATGCCGTCCATTCGAAACATCAGCCGCTCTGGAAAGAAATGAAATACGCTGTCATGTCTGCATTTGACAAGATGAAACAAGCGATGGAGCAAGAAGACGAACAATCGTTTCAACAAGCGTTTCATCAATTTTTACAACGGTATGAACTTATTGAACCGAGCGTAAAAATTAACGCTGATCGTGAACAAGTGCAACGTGTATCTGCCCATATTTCGCTTTTAGAAGCCCCTGCTTTTCGCCAATTGCATGCAACAGAGCGGATGAAGGAGTTGCGACAAATGGAAGAAGATTTACAAGCATTGTTTGCTGACGGAAAAAAAGAGACGACGCTTCCATCGCTATGGTGGGTTATGACGTCCATTGGTGGCATGATTATTATGACGTTAACGTACGTTGGATGGCGAAAATATCGTGGGGAAAAAGAGGGGAAAATGGTGAGAGATAAACAATAA
- a CDS encoding nucleotide pyrophosphohydrolase, translated as MEKTMRQLQQEVDEYIGQFKEGYFSPLAMLARLTEELGELAREVNHYYGEKPKKKTEQEKTIQEELGDLLFVLICMANSLHIDLQEAHDAVMHKFQTRDRDRWTRKEEER; from the coding sequence ATGGAAAAAACGATGCGGCAACTACAACAAGAAGTCGACGAATACATCGGGCAGTTTAAGGAAGGATATTTCAGTCCGCTTGCCATGCTGGCTCGTTTAACAGAAGAATTAGGTGAGCTCGCTCGTGAAGTAAATCATTATTATGGTGAAAAACCGAAAAAGAAAACGGAACAAGAAAAAACGATTCAAGAAGAATTAGGCGATTTATTATTTGTACTTATATGTATGGCGAATTCGTTACATATCGATTTACAAGAGGCGCATGATGCAGTCATGCATAAATTTCAAACACGAGATCGTGATCGTTGGACGAGAAAGGAAGAGGAACGATGA